One window of the Haloarcula halobia genome contains the following:
- a CDS encoding proteasome assembly chaperone family protein — MATAPPSFDIESTPEADVGDTLILGTANLGLAGLTAIDYLVSHTLTEQVGHVRTDNLPDITPFTGGEPRFPMRLYSAAGSDISLLISEILVPVWAGEPLADGVSAWVEAHGIEEVCLLHGVPFPHGPDEHVVFHVGTDEFRTRRIGSADIQPLAGGFFDGVVSELLLRSLEDETPPTGVLTTPTHPPGPDFEAALRFLDALETLYGLEVDETELQARSEEMKRYYEELATRMQSIEGSDASGGRDYPEDRMFM, encoded by the coding sequence ATGGCGACAGCACCACCATCGTTCGACATCGAGTCGACCCCCGAGGCGGACGTCGGCGACACCCTCATCCTCGGCACGGCGAATCTCGGCCTCGCAGGGCTCACGGCCATCGACTACCTGGTCTCGCACACGCTGACCGAACAGGTCGGCCACGTCAGGACCGACAACCTGCCCGACATCACACCCTTCACCGGCGGCGAACCGCGATTCCCCATGCGACTGTACTCGGCCGCGGGGTCCGACATCTCCCTGCTCATCAGCGAGATACTCGTCCCCGTGTGGGCGGGCGAACCGCTCGCCGACGGCGTGTCGGCGTGGGTCGAGGCCCATGGCATCGAGGAGGTCTGTCTGCTCCACGGCGTCCCGTTCCCGCACGGCCCGGACGAACACGTCGTCTTCCACGTCGGGACCGACGAGTTCCGGACCCGTCGCATCGGCTCGGCCGACATCCAGCCCCTCGCGGGCGGGTTCTTCGACGGCGTCGTCAGCGAACTCCTCCTCCGGAGCCTCGAGGACGAGACGCCGCCGACCGGCGTGTTGACGACGCCGACGCACCCGCCGGGGCCGGACTTCGAGGCCGCGCTCCGGTTCCTCGACGCGCTCGAGACGCTCTACGGCCTCGAGGTCGACGAGACGGAGCTCCAGGCCCGCTCCGAGGAGATGAAACGCTACTACGAGGAGCTCGCGACCAGGATGCAGTCGATAGAAGGGAGCGACGCGTCCGGGGGCCGGGACTACCCTGAAGACCGGATGTTCATGTAG
- a CDS encoding class I SAM-dependent methyltransferase: MDPDEVREDWAGRSGRFSPRYYAELGPNEVSETILDALRYYVSDDAAILELGCGSGRHLEHLRSHGFENLAGIDINDESFEVMADAFPTLAETGTFQAGAIEDLLGEYDDDAFDVVYSVETLQHIHPDDEWVFEDVARVAGELLVTAENEGNSPERGRGETGVSYVDDEFPLYYRNWKHVFAEYGFAQLIHEPTKRDTIRVFRAP, from the coding sequence ATGGACCCCGACGAAGTACGTGAGGACTGGGCCGGTCGCTCCGGCCGGTTCTCGCCGCGCTACTACGCCGAACTTGGCCCCAACGAAGTCAGCGAGACGATTCTCGACGCCCTCCGGTACTACGTCTCCGACGACGCCGCGATTCTGGAACTCGGCTGTGGGTCCGGACGCCACCTCGAGCACCTCCGTTCGCACGGGTTCGAGAACCTCGCCGGCATCGACATCAACGACGAGTCCTTCGAGGTGATGGCCGACGCGTTCCCGACCCTCGCCGAGACGGGGACGTTCCAGGCCGGGGCCATCGAGGACCTCCTCGGGGAGTACGACGACGACGCCTTCGACGTCGTCTACTCCGTCGAGACGCTCCAGCACATCCACCCGGACGACGAGTGGGTCTTCGAGGACGTCGCCCGCGTCGCCGGGGAGCTTCTCGTCACCGCCGAGAACGAGGGCAACAGCCCCGAGCGCGGCCGCGGGGAGACCGGAGTGAGCTACGTCGACGACGAGTTTCCGCTGTACTACCGAAACTGGAAGCACGTCTTCGCCGAGTACGGCTTCGCCCAGCTGATCCACGAGCCGACCAAGCGCGACACGATACGGGTCTTCCGGGCGCCGTGA
- a CDS encoding metal-dependent hydrolase, which translates to MYRNGHYGVNLLLYAPLGAGLVVLGEPLLAVVGWMLAVGLATAPDVDHRLPLVSHRGITHTVWAALAVGFACGAALSLSAESVGLFTPTAGALVGAVGGTVGILGHVAGDALTPMGVTPFTPLSTTHYSASLWTADNPFANYGLLVVGVFVTSLVVVVALQTGSAAPV; encoded by the coding sequence ATGTACCGGAATGGCCACTACGGAGTGAATCTCCTCCTCTATGCACCTCTGGGCGCTGGGCTCGTGGTCTTGGGGGAACCGCTGCTCGCGGTGGTCGGCTGGATGCTCGCCGTCGGCCTCGCGACGGCGCCGGACGTCGACCACCGACTGCCGCTCGTCTCCCACCGCGGCATCACGCACACGGTCTGGGCCGCACTCGCCGTCGGCTTCGCCTGTGGCGCCGCGCTCTCACTTTCCGCAGAATCGGTGGGCCTGTTCACGCCGACGGCGGGGGCGCTCGTCGGGGCCGTCGGTGGGACGGTGGGTATCCTCGGCCACGTCGCGGGCGACGCGCTGACGCCGATGGGCGTGACGCCGTTCACGCCGCTGTCGACGACCCACTACTCGGCGAGTCTGTGGACGGCCGACAACCCCTTTGCGAACTACGGCCTCCTCGTGGTCGGCGTGTTCGTCACCTCGCTGGTCGTGGTGGTCGCGTTGCAGACGGGGTCCGCCGCGCCAGTGTGA
- a CDS encoding FAD-dependent oxidoreductase: MTDPFVIVGGDAAGMSAASKFKRDAPDRDVVVFEKGDWVSYGACGLPYYVKGDVETLDDLVSMTPTEFIQDRDIDLRTGHEVTHIDRERRVVTVDGPDGTLEQRYSDLLVATGARAVKPPLDGMDLDGVFTLHGMDEGAEIRRSLGEQTPTANRSDTGYGSVASEYTSAEGPEAVGIIGGGYVGIEMAEAFATHGLDVHLFEMLPHILQPFGAESAAVVEDHLREQGVTLHLDTPVEELVGERAVEAIRAGDERVPVDLALVGVGVAPNTDLAERAGIETGPTGAIATDEYGRTNDAHVYAAGDCAEATHVVTDAPDHVPLALTANRAGRAIGQTVAGDPLPVGQIAGTAAVKAFDLEVARTGVIDEAAAVDAGFDPVSVTITTESRAHYYPGGTEIQVTLVGDRQSGRVLGASMVGAEGVAKRIDTVATALHAGMTVHQLSYLDLSYAPPFSPVWDPVLTAAKVLAGKLAG, encoded by the coding sequence ATGACCGACCCGTTCGTAATCGTCGGCGGTGACGCCGCGGGGATGAGTGCCGCGAGCAAGTTCAAACGTGACGCGCCCGACCGGGACGTCGTCGTCTTCGAGAAGGGCGACTGGGTCTCGTACGGCGCGTGCGGACTGCCCTACTACGTCAAGGGGGACGTCGAGACGCTCGACGATCTCGTCTCGATGACGCCGACCGAGTTTATCCAGGACCGCGACATCGACCTGCGCACCGGCCACGAGGTGACCCACATCGACCGGGAGCGGCGGGTGGTGACAGTCGACGGACCCGACGGGACCCTCGAACAGCGCTACAGCGACCTGCTGGTCGCCACCGGTGCGCGGGCGGTGAAACCGCCGCTCGACGGGATGGACCTGGACGGCGTGTTCACCCTCCACGGCATGGACGAGGGGGCCGAGATACGCCGGTCCCTGGGCGAGCAGACGCCCACGGCGAACCGCTCGGATACCGGGTACGGGTCCGTCGCGAGCGAGTACACCTCGGCCGAGGGGCCAGAGGCCGTGGGCATCATCGGCGGCGGGTACGTCGGCATCGAGATGGCCGAGGCCTTCGCCACACACGGGCTGGACGTGCACCTCTTCGAGATGCTCCCGCACATCCTCCAGCCCTTCGGGGCCGAGTCCGCCGCCGTCGTCGAAGACCACCTCCGCGAACAGGGTGTCACGCTCCACCTCGACACGCCGGTCGAGGAACTCGTCGGTGAGCGAGCGGTCGAGGCGATACGTGCCGGCGACGAGCGGGTCCCCGTAGACCTCGCGCTGGTCGGCGTCGGTGTGGCGCCGAACACGGACCTCGCCGAGCGTGCCGGCATCGAGACGGGGCCGACCGGGGCCATCGCGACCGACGAGTACGGCCGGACGAACGACGCACACGTCTACGCCGCGGGGGACTGTGCGGAGGCGACCCACGTCGTGACCGATGCGCCCGATCACGTCCCACTCGCGCTGACGGCGAACCGTGCCGGCCGTGCCATCGGGCAGACCGTGGCGGGCGACCCGCTGCCTGTCGGGCAGATCGCCGGGACGGCGGCGGTCAAAGCGTTCGACCTCGAGGTCGCACGCACGGGGGTCATCGACGAGGCGGCGGCCGTCGACGCGGGGTTCGACCCTGTCTCCGTGACGATAACGACCGAATCGAGGGCTCACTACTACCCCGGCGGGACGGAGATACAGGTCACGCTGGTCGGCGACCGACAGAGCGGCCGGGTGCTCGGTGCGAGCATGGTCGGGGCCGAGGGCGTCGCAAAGCGCATCGACACGGTCGCGACCGCGCTCCACGCTGGGATGACGGTCCACCAGCTCTCGTATCTGGACCTGTCGTACGCGCCACCGTTCAGCCCCGTCTGGGACCCCGTGCTGACGGCCGCGAAGGTGCTCGCGGGGAAACTCGCCGGCTGA
- a CDS encoding DUF2267 domain-containing protein encodes MNFDEFTGEVQHRLELADTGQSVRAIRATLLPVGQRLSAGNAEDLAASLPIEIKWYLAGAVHEHGQHFDWAEYVERVSGIEGADPADAAHHARVIVDLVESVVPASDFRQLRDSLPGSEGDENWGNLFEVVDSGGWSER; translated from the coding sequence ATGAACTTCGACGAGTTCACCGGCGAAGTACAGCATCGACTCGAACTGGCCGACACGGGCCAGAGCGTGCGGGCGATCCGGGCGACGTTACTGCCAGTGGGCCAGCGTCTCTCGGCGGGGAACGCCGAGGACCTCGCGGCGTCGCTCCCCATCGAGATCAAGTGGTACCTCGCCGGGGCGGTCCACGAACACGGCCAGCACTTCGACTGGGCCGAGTACGTCGAGCGCGTCAGCGGAATCGAGGGGGCGGACCCGGCCGACGCGGCGCATCACGCTCGGGTCATCGTGGACCTGGTCGAGAGCGTCGTGCCGGCCTCCGACTTCCGGCAGCTCCGCGACTCGCTTCCCGGGAGCGAAGGCGACGAGAACTGGGGGAACCTCTTCGAAGTCGTCGACAGCGGTGGATGGAGCGAGCGCTGA
- a CDS encoding phosphoribosyltransferase — translation MATHQFTDRSEAGEQLGAALRERDVDVDLVLAIPRGGLPLGRAVADALGVPLDVVVAKKIGAPHNPEYALGAVASDGSVWRNESALRQVDPGEEYFEREREKEAENARRKAERYRQGGSEPDVRGKAVVVVDDGVATGSTARACLELLRQNGADRLVLAIPVGPPDTVAELGQLADAVVCLWTPQHFSGVGQFYDRFDQVSDEAAIAYLDQGGV, via the coding sequence ATGGCTACGCATCAGTTCACAGACCGAAGCGAGGCGGGCGAACAGCTCGGAGCGGCGCTCCGCGAGCGGGATGTCGACGTCGACCTCGTGCTCGCGATTCCAAGGGGCGGACTCCCACTGGGACGCGCCGTTGCGGACGCGCTGGGCGTGCCACTCGACGTCGTCGTCGCGAAGAAGATCGGGGCGCCACACAACCCGGAGTACGCCCTCGGTGCCGTCGCCAGCGACGGGAGTGTCTGGCGCAACGAGTCGGCACTCCGGCAGGTCGACCCCGGCGAGGAGTACTTCGAGCGCGAGCGCGAGAAGGAAGCCGAGAACGCCAGACGGAAGGCCGAGCGGTACCGCCAGGGCGGTTCGGAACCGGACGTCCGGGGCAAGGCCGTCGTGGTCGTCGACGACGGTGTGGCGACCGGGTCGACCGCCAGGGCGTGCCTGGAACTGCTGCGGCAGAACGGCGCCGACCGGCTGGTCCTGGCGATACCCGTCGGTCCGCCCGACACCGTCGCGGAACTGGGCCAGCTGGCCGACGCCGTCGTCTGCCTGTGGACGCCCCAGCACTTCAGCGGGGTCGGGCAGTTCTACGACCGGTTCGACCAGGTGTCGGACGAGGCGGCGATAGCGTACCTCGACCAGGGAGGGGTCTGA
- a CDS encoding pyridoxamine 5'-phosphate oxidase family protein: MVPRDDVIDGGNDPHEAEADALLDRHETAVLSLTDSTEPYATPTAYGYEADACGFFLRPAPPQRTERRAVLSTGPRARVIVYEAAPPIYRNVVAVGTLQGVSRSELPVEHREQCPRVRRERGARDRPKLKRRLDELEPTAVSGRRIETVGLTATNGARSGGARHSPGGTTRTLEGRHLSTRAVKRRETPAKRSLVRAGFWGIDTVERCHLVSD; the protein is encoded by the coding sequence TTGGTACCACGAGACGATGTCATCGACGGAGGCAACGACCCTCACGAGGCGGAGGCCGACGCGCTTCTCGACCGGCACGAGACCGCCGTTCTCTCTCTTACGGACTCCACCGAACCGTACGCGACCCCGACCGCGTACGGCTACGAAGCGGACGCCTGTGGGTTCTTCCTGCGGCCCGCGCCGCCCCAGCGGACAGAGAGACGCGCCGTGCTCTCGACGGGACCGCGGGCACGTGTCATCGTCTACGAGGCAGCGCCGCCGATCTACCGGAACGTCGTGGCAGTTGGAACCCTGCAGGGGGTCTCTCGGTCGGAGCTGCCCGTCGAACACCGCGAACAGTGTCCCCGAGTCCGTCGGGAACGCGGCGCGCGCGACCGCCCGAAGCTGAAGCGCCGACTCGACGAACTCGAACCGACGGCGGTGAGTGGTCGGCGGATCGAGACCGTGGGACTGACCGCCACGAACGGGGCTCGCTCCGGGGGAGCCCGACACAGCCCAGGTGGGACGACACGTACACTGGAAGGTCGGCACCTGTCGACTCGGGCGGTGAAGAGACGTGAGACCCCAGCAAAGCGTTCGCTCGTACGTGCCGGATTCTGGGGAATCGATACTGTCGAAAGGTGCCACCTCGTCAGCGACTAG
- a CDS encoding HalOD1 output domain-containing protein, whose translation MERISSLSSRVAERIAEREGTDPAELTPPLYEVLDVEQVDRLVTTSNADVRVEFTYLGYQVAIEDQGELEITERQTDDGTEPQPAPEFSVD comes from the coding sequence ATGGAACGGATTTCGTCGCTTTCTTCTCGCGTTGCCGAGCGCATCGCCGAACGTGAAGGGACCGACCCGGCCGAACTGACTCCGCCACTGTACGAGGTGCTCGACGTCGAACAGGTGGATCGATTGGTGACGACGTCGAACGCCGATGTCCGCGTCGAGTTCACCTATCTGGGGTATCAGGTAGCCATCGAGGACCAGGGCGAACTGGAGATCACCGAACGACAGACCGACGACGGGACAGAACCCCAGCCGGCCCCCGAATTCTCGGTAGACTAG